The Bacteroidia bacterium sequence ATCCGGCTGTAATTTTTTCCTGAAATTCTGCTTTAATTCCTAGGTCAACAGTTAAGGGAGTGCCAAATGCGCCACCCACCATGAAGGATGGCTGAAGTTTTATTTTTTCATTTAAATCAATTTTATAACAACTTGTTATATAAAAATGGTTAGCAAGTTTAATTTCTGGATCAATTAAATCGTCTTTAAATTTTATTTTGTTTGCAAGTAGTTGCATGATGCTTATTCCTGCAGAAAATTTGTCAGTATAAAGAAATGTTCCAAAGTCAATATTTGGTCGGATTGATTTAAGAGAACTATGTTCTGCTACAGCCATATCTGTATTTTCGTGTAAGGTAATTTTATTGCCGTCAATTCCGTATTGCAATATTCCGGCTGCTAATCCTATTGATAACTTAAATGTTTCGAATTTAATTTTGTAGTTATAAGCAATTGAAGCCGATAAACGACGTGTTGGTCCGGTTATGTCGTTCATTAAATTACCTCCAATTCCCATTGTCTTATTTGCTTTACCGTTAAATGTCAGAAATTGTGTGTTTGGTGCATTGCTAAAGCCAACCCACTGACTCCTGTGATGAAGCATTACTTCGCTATTAGGTTTTGTTCCGTTTGCAGCCGGATTAAATATAGCGTAATCAAATGTATGTAATGATAGCTGTGGTAATTGTTGTGCGTTACAGTTAAAAATACTTGTAAAAAACAAGATGTATAATATTTTCTTCATTTATATTATCTGATTATTGTTACATCACCTTTAAATACATCTTGTCCTGAGATTTTTAACACATAATAATATGTTGCTTCCGGTAAATCATTCCCATAATATTTTCCATCCCATTCATTATTATACCCATGTTTCTCATAAACAATGTGCCCGTTTCTATTGTAAATACTTAAATGATTATCGGGGTATTTTGAAATGTTTTCTATAAACCATGTGTCGTTAACGTTGTCAATATTAGGAGTAAATGTGTTAAAGATTATAATATCATAATTTGGTTTTGGAATTGTGATTAATGTTATATCGTCAGAATTAAAACAACCGTTATTGTCATAAACAGTCAGAATATAAGTAGTTGTAGTGTTTACGGTCGCAATTGAATTTAAGATATTTGCATTTGATAAACCAATATTTGGTGTCCAGATAGCTGTTGAATAATTTGAAACTATTGGTAAAAACTGGTATTGACTGCCTTCAAATATTGTTGTGTCAGAACCTGCATTTACTGTTGGTTGCGATAGCACAGTAATTAAAACAGTGTCTGTTTTACTACACTGACCATTTGTTACATTAACAATATATGAAGTGTTTATTAACGGATTTGCTATTGGATTACTAATATTCGGATTATTTAATCCAGCTGTTGTTATCCAGTTGTAGCTTGTACCACCTGTAGCATTTAATTGAACTGAATCTCCATTGCAGATACTAACATCAGATCCTGCATTAGCAAGAGGGAGAGGGGTAAGTGCAATTGTTACCGAGTCGTTAGAAAAGCAATTGTTAGCAGATACGGTTACGTAATAAATTCCGCTTGATATTGCGTTAATAGTTTGCGTGTTTGCTCCGTTAGACCATAAATAACTTGTAAACTGATTTGATGCATCCAATAATATTGTATCACCAAAACAACCTGTAATATTTTGTCCAAGTTCAACTTTATTTAGTAAATTTCCTAAAGTAAAAATATTAGATCCTGTAAAGAGCCAATGATTTATGGTTACTTTGCTATAAGGATTATTGAATGAATATGAAGTACTGTCTGTTTTTTTCCACTTTGCTGGTGGTGTGCTATGCCAGTTTGCCGCAGTAGTGTATATACCATCTGCTAAAGAATCGTAATAAAAAATAATTCTTGCATAAGTAGAGCCGCTATCACGGTTTACAAAATGATAATACTTGTTATTTAAATTACAAAGGTTGGTGTCTGTTTGATTTAAATTGAACCCATCAATGTCGGCATCATGATTAACCATTCCTGCTGAATATTTATTTGTACTATTATTTGCCGGAATAATTTCAATAGGTCTGTATCTCTGAGTATTAATTGATGATCCAAGTGGGTAAAGATAAGTAGCGTTTGAATTTGTATTTCTAATTAATCTTCCCTGCAAGTTATTACTAACAAATCCTGTTGTTCTTGAGATGGCTGATATATCTGGATTCTCAATAAATAAATTAAAGTTTGCTATATCTATTTCTTTGTCATTTAAAGCAAGTGAATTAGAAATATTTACATTTTGATTCAGGCTTTTAATTCCGTTTCCTGTTAATGTTAAATTATAAAATTTACTAGGGTTAGCACCTCCTATATTTTGAGTAGTTCCTTCTAAAAATACATTTCCATTGTTATGATTAAATACTGAATTGTTTTGCCAGTTTCCTGACAGATTAATTATACCACTTGAATTTAATTGTGAATTGTTAATTAAATCACCCAAAACTGTAAGGTCACCGTTGTTTTCTAATATTCCGTTTATGCCATTTGTAAAACTTCCTGAAACATGAAAAACTGCCCCGTTTGAAATATGAATCAGTTCACCATTATTTGTTATGGTTTGTGAAAAACACAATAATATACTTTGTGATGTTAATAATAATATGAAAAATAGCTTTCTAAACATAACAAATTACTTATTTGCAATTTTCTTCAAAAAAGGTTGAGAAATATTTTTCTTTAAATTACTATCTGATTTTTGTGGTGTTTTTACGGTTAATTCAGGGTGCTGAAATATTGCAAACTCTTTAGATTTTCCAAAAAGATCAGGATGTAAATATTTCCCCTTTTGATTTGCTCTTTTTTCGGGTTGTACATTTAATGTTTCCTTATTTTTCTGAACATAAAGATCATTACGTTTAGAATATACAGTCCATGAAACTTTTTGATTCGGATTTCCTCCGGCAATTGTAAACTGGTTTTCTTTTATTTCTTCTTTAATATATAGATCTGGAGCAGGTTTACCTATAGGAGTAAGTTCATAACTTGGTTCAATATTTATTGAATTATAATATTCGGGTAAAGTAATAACAGTTTCACCATTACTGTTTAAAGTTGCTGTTCCGCGATACATGTTAAGAACTTCTGGGGATTCAATGCAGAAATGTTTTAAAAATTTATTCTCTGGATCAAGTGGATTGTCAATAACAAATGATTTTGTTCCTGAGCTACCTAATTCACCGTTTGAGTATACTCCGAATCCGGTTGCTAAATCGTTACTCTCACCAAAAACTCCAACCCATCCAAGTCCTGCTACTCCTACATTATTATTTACAGTTCCTGTGCTTAAGTTTTCGCCATAAACCCCAAAACCAAGATCCTGTGCAGTAAAGCCGACTACTCCGTTAAAGCCTTGTCCTTCAACGCCCCATCCGCCATTTGTTCTTGCGTTTATGCCGAAAGTTCCGGCAGTTCCAGTTGAAGTTTGTCCCCATACTCCGTAGTTGCCGTCACCAATTACTCCGCAACCGTTTCCTGATCCAAGAGCATCGTTATTTTGTCCCCAAATTCCGGCTCCAAGTTGATAATTTGTTTCACCAACAATTCCATTAAAACCTTGACCTAATATGCCGTATCCGCCGTCTGTTCTAGCATTAACTCCCATTACACCGGCAACACCACCACCAGTTGCTGCAGTAAAAACACTACCGTAAACTCCTACACCTTGATTATTCCCATCGTAATATCCAGCAACGGCAGAGGTATAGCTGTTTGTACTTTTGTTATGAGCTTCAAAAGAATTGTATGGATTCGCTGTATTTGTATTGTCGGCATATAAAGAAACCCCGAAAGCTGAGTTTTGCCCTGCAATTGCAGTAGATGGGCTTCCTGATGTTCCTGCTGTTACATTAGCAATCAATGCTTCAGTATTTGTTGAAATACTTGATAAGTCAATTTGTATATTTCCATAATTTGCAGTAATTGTTCTTCCGGCTCCGTTTCCTCCACAGTTATATGCGTTATCTAGTGTTGTGCATACCGCTGAACCTGCTCCGATTTGTGTCCAGGCTGTTCCATTCCAAAAATAAAACACATTATCATTAGTATCAAAAACAAGTAATCCTGTTTGGGTTGTGTTTAATGATGTGTTCATTGCTGTACGCTGCAATGTTGTTAGACGTGGGATTAATAAACCTTTATTCGTTGAAGATAGTTCCAGTATTGAGTTTGCATCAGGATTATTTGTGCCAATTCCAACATTATTTTGCGCTTTAATATTTATTGAAAATAAAATAGAGAAAATAAAAAAGCTGAATTTTAAAATATTTCTCATGATTCTTAGTATTTTGGGTGAATAAAAATACAAATAATTTTAATTGAAAATAAATTTATGGTATCATTTAATTTAACTTTTCGAGATAGAATTTTCTTTTTCTATATTTGTAAAATCAGAAATTATTTGAATTATGAAGATATCGTATAACTGGCTAAGAGAATATATAAATACTGATTTAGCCCCTGCAAAAATTGCCGAAATTCTTACAAGTATTGGGTTGGAGGTAGAGGCACTCGAGAAATTTGAGGTAGTAAAAGGTGGACTAAAAGGCTTGGTTGTAGGTCATGTTATGGAATGTCAGAAACACCCAGATGCAGACAAATTAAGCGTTACAAAAGTAAATATAGGGACCGATAATTTTTTAAATATTGTTTGTGGTGCACCAAATGTTGCCGTAAACCAAAAAGTTGTGGTAGCAGTAATTGGCACTACTTTGTATAAAGACGATAGCAGCTTCGAGATTAAACGTGCCAAAATTCGTGGAATAGAATCCGAAGGAATGATTTGTGCCGAAGATGAGATTGGTTTGGGAGATTCGCATGCAGGTATAATGATTTTAAACGAAGATGCAGTCCCTGGAACTTCAATGCGTGAATATTTTAAAATAAATGATGATTATGTTTTTGAAATTGGTTTAACACCAAATAGAATTGATGCAGCTTCGCATTATGGTGTTGCAAGAGATCTGGCAGCATATTTACAGCATCGCAAACCTGTGGTTTTAGAAAAGCCATCAGTTGAGAGTTTTAAAGTTGACAATAATGATTTACCAATTATTGTTGAAATTGAAAATAAAGAAGCTTGTGTGAGGTATACAGGTATAACAATTAGCAATATAGTTGTAAAAGATTCACCGATCTGGCTTCAGGACAGGTTGCGTTCAATAGGTTTACGACCAATAAATAATATTGTTGATGTAACAAATTATATTCTTTTTGAAACAGGTCAGCCACTTCATGCATTTGATGCCGATTATATAAAAGGAAATAAAGTTATAATTAGAACCGCTGTAGATAATGCAAAATTTATCACTCTTGATGGCGTTGAACGTAGTTTGTCTTCAAACGATTTGATGATATGTAATTCTGAAGAGGAAATGTGTATTGCCGGTGTTTTTGGCGGTATGCATAGTGGGGTTACCGAAAAGACAACAAAGATTTTTATTGAAAGTGCAAATTTTAATCCTGTATTTGTTAGAAAAACAGCCCGCCGTCATGCTTTAGCTACCGATTCATCATTCAGATTCGAGCGTGGTGCCGATCCTAATATTACTGTTTATGCATTAAAGCGTGCATCAATGCTTATTAAGGAAATTACTGGAGGTGTTATATCTTCAAATATTGTTGATGTTTATCCAAAGCCTGTAAAGGATGTTACAGTAGAAATTAGTTTTGCTAATGTTGACGAACTGATTGGAAAACAAATTCCAAAAGAAAATGTAAAAGAAATTATACGCTCTCTTGAAATAAAGATAATAGCAGAAAAAGAGAAGAGCCTACTTTTAGAAATACCAGCATACAAAGTAGATGTTCTACGCGAAGTGGATGTTATCGAGGAAATTTTAAGAATATATGGTTATAACAACGTGGAAGTGTCAGATAGAGTAAGATCAAATATAAGTTATTCACAAAAACCTGATAAAGAAAAAATTAATAATATTATTTCTGATTATTTAGCTTCAAATGGTTATTTTGAAATGATGACAAATTCACTTACTAAGTCGTCATATTACGAAAATAAACCTTTCTGGAATGAAAAAAATTCTGTTAAAATTTTAAATCCTTTAAGTGCCGATTTGGGTGTAATGCGTCAGACTTTATTATTTGGTGGATTGGAATCTGTTTCATATAACATTAATCGCAAGAGCCAGGACCTGAAAATGTTTGAATTTGGAAATTGTTATGCTTATTGTCCTGATTTAACAAATGACAAGAAGAAGAACTCTTATTGTGAAGACTTAAGACTTGCACTTTTTATTTCGGGAAATAAAAACTCTGAAAACTGGACATCGCAAACAACTCAGGTTAGTTATTATTACTTAAAAAGCTATGTTGAAAATATTTTAACAAGACTTGGTTGTCCTTTAAATCAGATAGCTGTATCGCAACCTGATGTAAATGTTTTTGCCGAAGGTCAAATGTATTTTTATAAAGGAAAGGAACTTGTTTCGTTAGGCTTGTTAAGTAAAAATATATTGAAGGAATTTGATATAAAGCAACCGGTTTATTTTGCTGAATTTTTATGGGATAATGTTTTGCCTAATCTAAATAATCAAAAAACTAAATTTCAGGAATTATCAAAATATCCTGAGGTTAGAAGAGATCTTGCTATGATTTTGGATAAGCAGATTCCATATTCTAAAATTGTTGAAATAGCTTCGAAGAGTGAGAAAAAATTTCTGCAAAACATTAATTTGTTTGATGTATATGAAGGAGATAAGATTCCAGAAGGTAAAAAATCTTATGCGGTAAGTTTTCATCTGCAAGATGTTACAAAAACACTAAACGATTTTCAGATTGATCAGATTATGAACAAACTTTCAGCTGCATTTGAAAAGGAATTAGGTGCACAGATAAGAAAATAATATTCAAATTGTCCTGCTGAGGTCAAAGCATCTTGATGCAAAAGCAATTTGAATCAATCGGTCATTCATGTTATATGTTGCTGACACAATTAGTAGTGGCGGACATAATGACAAATTATTTTGAACTCACATTAATTAATGTTCTCTACTTTCTTAAGAAAAAATTCCCCGTTGATAACAAGGAACAAACTATACGAAAAATCTAAATTATATCTTAACAAATCATAATAGGTTTCACCTCTTACTTCTAAATTTATTCCTTTATAAACAGGTTGTTTAAATTGTAGTTTTGCTGTAACAAGTTGTTTTGCAGGTTCCCACCAATATCCGTATTTTCTTGAAACAGATTGCAAAATAACTTCACCTCGTGGAGCAATAAAGTGTTTGCTATACCAATAACTAAACATAATGCCAAATTTCCCTTTGTTTGCATAAATGTTCGATAAAAACCCCCATCCCTGTGAATAATACTGTATATGGGTGCTTGATGCATCATAATATGAAACAAAAAAATTACTGGTTCCTATTTTAGGTTTGTGATTAATGTTAGGAATATAATTTAATTCGAAACCTGATGCTGTATTAAAATATGTTTGAAGTTTGTCGGAATTGTTATTCCCTTGACCGCCTTTATGTGTTGCCATTCCCTGAATTGGTATAGAAAATTGAAGTTTATTTTCAGGTTTAAAAAATTTAATTTTAGTTGTGGTTGCTAATGTAAATTCTTCTTGAAAAGGGTCTCCTATTAAAATAAATTTTTCCCAGTTAAGCCAAAGATCACCTTCAAAATGTTTAAAGTTTCCCAAAAATTGTATGCCTTGCTCTGGATTGTTTGTATAATGTCTGGAAAAGGAATAAAGTGGTTCTATTAATTTATGCTCAACAGTTCCGTGAATATTTCCTAATAATAAATCCATGTTTTTTGCAAACTTGTATTGACATCTAAACCAGGGAACAGATTTGCCGAACTCATCTCTTCCAGAATATTTTAAAAAATACCATCCGGCTTGTATTCTTACTTTTGGCGTAGGTTGATAATTCAAATAAGGCTTAAAAGAGTATCCCAGATATGTAAAACCATAATTTAGGTTATTGAAATACTCGTTGTTATATAAAAAATTCTGGTTGTCAATACCCAACGATAATTTCATGCTGTCATTAGGATTAACTGGCTTAAAGCTGTTAAATATAGAATTATCAAATTGTCCGAAACAATATGAAGAAATAAAAATCAGAATAAAAATTATCGAAAATTTCATGATGTAAAATTAGTTAAACTATTCGAACTCCAATAATAAGTATATCGTCAATTTGTTCTTGTTTTCCCATCCACCTTTCAATATTGTATTCAAGTTCATTTTTTTGCTCTGACAATGTTTTTGAATTAATCTCGAGTAATAATTTTTTTAATCTTGACTGCATAAATTTTTTCCCGTCAGGTCCTCCAAACTGATCGTTATATCCATCACTAAATAAATATATGATATCGTCGATAGTGTAATTATAAACATGGTTAGTAAATGGTTTTTCGTCGGTAAGATGTACACCTATTGGCATTTTATCTCCTTTGAGTTCAATTAATTCATTGTTCTTAACAACGTATAATGGATTATTTGCACCAGCAAACTCAAGTTGTTTTTTATCCTTATTAATTATACAGAGTGAAATATCCATACCATCTTTTTGTTCGCCTGTTTTACCGGTTTGATGTAATGAGCGTTTTACATTTACCCTTAGCTGATTTAATATGTCGCTAGCAGATGGATTATTGATTTTTGTGATAATTTCATTTAAAAAAGCAACTCCCATCATACTCATAAATGCACCTGGAACGCCATGTCCTGTACAGTCTGCTGCGGCAATGTAAACTTTGTTATTCTGTTGTTGTATCCAGTAAAAATCACCGCTTACAATATCCCGTGGTCTATATAATATGAAATGTTCTGGCAAAGCATCTTTTATGAATTCAGTAGGAGGAAGAACAGCATTCTGTATTCTGCTAGCATAAAGTATGCTATCTGTAATTTTCTTTTGTTGAAGCGCAA is a genomic window containing:
- a CDS encoding phenylalanine--tRNA ligase subunit beta — protein: MKISYNWLREYINTDLAPAKIAEILTSIGLEVEALEKFEVVKGGLKGLVVGHVMECQKHPDADKLSVTKVNIGTDNFLNIVCGAPNVAVNQKVVVAVIGTTLYKDDSSFEIKRAKIRGIESEGMICAEDEIGLGDSHAGIMILNEDAVPGTSMREYFKINDDYVFEIGLTPNRIDAASHYGVARDLAAYLQHRKPVVLEKPSVESFKVDNNDLPIIVEIENKEACVRYTGITISNIVVKDSPIWLQDRLRSIGLRPINNIVDVTNYILFETGQPLHAFDADYIKGNKVIIRTAVDNAKFITLDGVERSLSSNDLMICNSEEEMCIAGVFGGMHSGVTEKTTKIFIESANFNPVFVRKTARRHALATDSSFRFERGADPNITVYALKRASMLIKEITGGVISSNIVDVYPKPVKDVTVEISFANVDELIGKQIPKENVKEIIRSLEIKIIAEKEKSLLLEIPAYKVDVLREVDVIEEILRIYGYNNVEVSDRVRSNISYSQKPDKEKINNIISDYLASNGYFEMMTNSLTKSSYYENKPFWNEKNSVKILNPLSADLGVMRQTLLFGGLESVSYNINRKSQDLKMFEFGNCYAYCPDLTNDKKKNSYCEDLRLALFISGNKNSENWTSQTTQVSYYYLKSYVENILTRLGCPLNQIAVSQPDVNVFAEGQMYFYKGKELVSLGLLSKNILKEFDIKQPVYFAEFLWDNVLPNLNNQKTKFQELSKYPEVRRDLAMILDKQIPYSKIVEIASKSEKKFLQNINLFDVYEGDKIPEGKKSYAVSFHLQDVTKTLNDFQIDQIMNKLSAAFEKELGAQIRK
- a CDS encoding gliding motility-associated C-terminal domain-containing protein — its product is MFRKLFFILLLTSQSILLCFSQTITNNGELIHISNGAVFHVSGSFTNGINGILENNGDLTVLGDLINNSQLNSSGIINLSGNWQNNSVFNHNNGNVFLEGTTQNIGGANPSKFYNLTLTGNGIKSLNQNVNISNSLALNDKEIDIANFNLFIENPDISAISRTTGFVSNNLQGRLIRNTNSNATYLYPLGSSINTQRYRPIEIIPANNSTNKYSAGMVNHDADIDGFNLNQTDTNLCNLNNKYYHFVNRDSGSTYARIIFYYDSLADGIYTTAANWHSTPPAKWKKTDSTSYSFNNPYSKVTINHWLFTGSNIFTLGNLLNKVELGQNITGCFGDTILLDASNQFTSYLWSNGANTQTINAISSGIYYVTVSANNCFSNDSVTIALTPLPLANAGSDVSICNGDSVQLNATGGTSYNWITTAGLNNPNISNPIANPLINTSYIVNVTNGQCSKTDTVLITVLSQPTVNAGSDTTIFEGSQYQFLPIVSNYSTAIWTPNIGLSNANILNSIATVNTTTTYILTVYDNNGCFNSDDITLITIPKPNYDIIIFNTFTPNIDNVNDTWFIENISKYPDNHLSIYNRNGHIVYEKHGYNNEWDGKYYGNDLPEATYYYVLKISGQDVFKGDVTIIR
- a CDS encoding type IX secretion system membrane protein PorP/SprF; amino-acid sequence: MKKILYILFFTSIFNCNAQQLPQLSLHTFDYAIFNPAANGTKPNSEVMLHHRSQWVGFSNAPNTQFLTFNGKANKTMGIGGNLMNDITGPTRRLSASIAYNYKIKFETFKLSIGLAAGILQYGIDGNKITLHENTDMAVAEHSSLKSIRPNIDFGTFLYTDKFSAGISIMQLLANKIKFKDDLIDPEIKLANHFYITSCYKIDLNEKIKLQPSFMVGGAFGTPLTVDLGIKAEFQEKITAGLSFRTKDAIVILAGIKIKKLFTIAYAYDIVVSKLRKYNSGSHDIILAFDIISKKEVKPALLN